The Planctomycetia bacterium region CTTTTTGTTAGATGCTCTAAATACAAAACGCCACCTGTCGAATAGAATATTAGACAGACATCTAAATAAGGATATTTGATCTGTGCTCAACGATGCCTTCAAGGCTCTCTCTGATCCCTCGCGGCGACTCATCCTGGCACGTTTGCGTCATGAAGGTGAGTTAAACGCTGGTGAACTGGCAGAGCAGTTCGATATGACCAAGCCGACCATGTCGCATCATTTCACGGTGCTCAAGGAAGCTGGCCTGGTCAAGAGCAGGCGGGAAGGGCAGCAGATCATTTATTCCCTGAATACCACAGTTGTGGAGGATGTTGTCAGCCTGTTTCTGGATTTGATGAAACCAGCCAGCAAGACAGCGGCAAACGGAAAGAAAGAAAAGAGGGGATCATGAAAAAAATGCAGGTTGCCATCATCGTGGCTCTGATTGCCTTGAGCCTCGGATCATCCTGGCTGGTGCAACAGAATCGAGAGGCTTGGCTGCCTGAAAAAGTTCCAGTCCACTGGGGTATCGATTTCCAG contains the following coding sequences:
- a CDS encoding winged helix-turn-helix transcriptional regulator, whose protein sequence is MLNDAFKALSDPSRRLILARLRHEGELNAGELAEQFDMTKPTMSHHFTVLKEAGLVKSRREGQQIIYSLNTTVVEDVVSLFLDLMKPASKTAANGKKEKRGS